In the Flavobacterium pallidum genome, one interval contains:
- a CDS encoding aminotransferase class I/II-fold pyridoxal phosphate-dependent enzyme, with protein sequence MKFPEKLAQKLEIRRQQNAFRQLPQPNGLIDLASNDYLGFSKSEAIFSETHEYLVSNHFTQNGATGSRLISGNHPLYEITEEYIADFHESETALIFNSGYDANVGFFSSLPQKDDVILYDELCHASIRDGIRLSNAKSYKFAHNDPENLEELIVRHQSENTKVYVATESVFSMDGDTPPLERFVCICEKHQAFLVIDEAHALGVFGNTEGSGMIQELQLQHKVFARIMTFGKGLGCHGAAIIGSEELKDYLVNFARSFIYTTGLSPHALATILISYQHLQQRKDALEQLKKNIIHFNQTKNLLGLKPLFVYSKSTIQCAVVPGNEKVKSIAIQLQQNGFDVKAILSPTVPTGQERLRICLHSYNSEAEISQLLQSIAQFTLA encoded by the coding sequence ATGAAATTCCCTGAAAAGCTTGCCCAGAAACTCGAAATCCGCCGCCAGCAAAACGCGTTCCGGCAATTGCCGCAGCCAAACGGCCTTATTGATCTTGCCTCAAACGATTATCTCGGTTTTTCAAAATCCGAAGCCATTTTTTCGGAAACGCATGAGTATTTGGTAAGCAATCATTTTACGCAAAATGGGGCAACCGGTTCCCGATTGATTTCAGGAAACCATCCACTTTACGAGATCACTGAAGAGTACATTGCCGACTTCCATGAGTCCGAAACCGCACTCATTTTCAATTCCGGTTATGATGCCAATGTAGGTTTTTTCAGTTCGCTGCCGCAAAAAGACGATGTCATCCTATATGATGAGTTGTGCCATGCTTCGATTCGCGACGGCATCCGGCTGTCCAATGCAAAGTCTTATAAATTCGCACACAATGATCCGGAAAATCTCGAGGAATTAATAGTACGCCATCAATCTGAAAATACGAAAGTGTATGTTGCCACCGAAAGCGTTTTCTCGATGGATGGCGACACGCCGCCACTGGAACGATTCGTTTGCATTTGCGAAAAACATCAAGCTTTTCTGGTCATAGATGAAGCGCATGCACTGGGTGTTTTTGGTAATACTGAAGGCTCCGGAATGATCCAGGAACTCCAATTGCAGCACAAAGTTTTCGCACGCATTATGACTTTCGGCAAAGGATTGGGCTGCCACGGTGCAGCCATCATCGGTTCGGAGGAACTTAAAGATTATTTAGTCAATTTTGCCCGCAGTTTTATTTACACTACCGGGCTTTCACCGCATGCCTTGGCTACAATTCTCATCTCGTACCAGCATCTGCAGCAGCGGAAAGATGCTTTGGAGCAGCTCAAAAAAAACATTATCCATTTCAATCAAACCAAAAATCTGCTGGGATTAAAACCGTTGTTCGTATACAGCAAATCGACGATACAATGCGCTGTAGTTCCTGGAAATGAAAAGGTAAAAAGCATCGCCATACAATTGCAGCAAAACGGATTTGATGTAAAAGCCATCCTATCGCCTACCGTTCCAACCGGTCAGGAACGCCTGCGGATTTGCCTGCACAGCTACAATTCTGAGGCGGAAATTTCGCAATTGCTTCAAAGTATTGCTCAATTTACGTTGGCATAA
- the bioD gene encoding dethiobiotin synthase: MKLFITGISTDVGKTIASAIITEALEADYWKPIQAGDLEHSDSHKVKSLVSNSKSVFFDNSYALKTPASPHLAAEIDNISIDLKNINEPKTNNHLIIEGAGGIFVPLNEKDTVADLIRPDYKVIVVSRHYLGSINHTLLTIEALQHRKINIAGIIFNGDENPSTESIILSKTRVQIIGRIENEPYFDKNVILDYADRFREKILSL, from the coding sequence ATGAAATTATTCATCACAGGCATTTCCACCGACGTGGGCAAAACCATTGCTTCGGCCATTATCACCGAAGCGCTCGAAGCCGATTACTGGAAACCGATACAGGCCGGCGATCTGGAACATTCCGACAGCCATAAAGTAAAATCACTGGTTTCAAATTCGAAATCCGTTTTTTTCGACAACAGTTATGCCTTGAAAACACCTGCGAGCCCACATCTGGCTGCTGAAATTGACAATATCAGCATTGATTTAAAGAATATCAATGAACCAAAAACCAACAATCATTTAATCATTGAAGGTGCGGGTGGGATTTTTGTGCCATTGAATGAAAAAGATACCGTGGCTGATTTAATCAGACCCGATTATAAAGTGATTGTGGTTTCAAGGCATTATCTGGGCAGCATCAATCATACATTACTGACAATTGAAGCATTGCAGCACCGAAAAATCAATATCGCCGGGATTATTTTCAATGGTGATGAGAATCCGTCTACGGAAAGCATCATTCTCAGTAAAACCAGGGTGCAAATAATCGGCCGGATTGAAAACGAGCCGTATTTTGACAAAAATGTGATTTTGGATTATGCGGACAGGTTCCGTGAAAAAATATTATCGTTATGA
- the bioA gene encoding adenosylmethionine--8-amino-7-oxononanoate transaminase, producing the protein MSLTEKDQQYLWHPYTQHKTAATPIAISKGEAALLWDENGKEFIDAIASWWVNPFGHSNRFIADAIYKQLTTLEHVLFGGFTHEPAVLLAEKLMEILPSNQQKIFFSDNGSTAVEVAIKVALQYFYNKGEKRTTIIAFENAFHGDTFAAMAASGISFYTQAFEGMFIDVVRIPLPTEGNEEASFSALRRHIKNHNVAGFIFEPLVQGAAGMVMYAPEALDELLKICRENKIITIADEVMTGFGKTGKNFACDYLKQQPDAVCLSKALTGGTIPMAITTFTQELFDGFYSEDINKALFHGHTFTANPTGCAAALASLELLQTEAMQENIIRVNKRHLEFRQRIQDHPRVAVTRVLGVIFALEIKIENQESYYGTMRNTLYDFFIENGVILRPVGNIVYILPPYIISDAQLEKVYQIVEQALEIV; encoded by the coding sequence ATGAGCCTGACGGAAAAAGACCAGCAATACCTATGGCATCCATACACACAGCACAAAACCGCCGCCACGCCCATAGCCATTTCCAAAGGCGAAGCTGCGTTGCTTTGGGATGAAAACGGCAAAGAATTCATTGATGCGATTGCTTCGTGGTGGGTCAATCCTTTTGGGCATTCGAACAGATTTATTGCCGATGCAATCTACAAACAATTGACCACGCTCGAGCATGTGCTTTTTGGGGGATTTACCCACGAACCGGCAGTGTTGCTGGCAGAAAAACTGATGGAAATCCTTCCGTCAAACCAGCAAAAAATATTCTTTTCTGACAACGGTTCCACCGCAGTGGAAGTGGCGATTAAAGTCGCTTTGCAATATTTTTACAATAAAGGGGAAAAGCGCACGACCATCATTGCATTTGAAAATGCATTCCACGGCGACACGTTTGCGGCGATGGCCGCGAGCGGCATTTCGTTTTACACACAGGCATTTGAGGGCATGTTTATTGATGTGGTGCGGATTCCGCTGCCGACGGAAGGCAATGAGGAAGCCAGTTTCAGCGCTTTACGCAGACACATCAAAAATCACAATGTAGCCGGATTTATATTCGAACCATTGGTGCAGGGTGCTGCCGGAATGGTGATGTATGCGCCGGAAGCGTTGGATGAATTATTGAAAATATGCCGTGAAAATAAAATTATCACAATTGCCGACGAAGTGATGACGGGCTTTGGAAAGACCGGTAAGAATTTTGCCTGTGATTATTTAAAACAGCAACCCGATGCGGTCTGCCTTTCGAAAGCGTTGACCGGCGGCACCATCCCGATGGCCATCACGACTTTCACGCAGGAATTGTTTGATGGATTTTACAGCGAGGACATCAACAAAGCGTTGTTTCACGGACATACCTTTACCGCAAACCCGACGGGCTGTGCGGCAGCGTTGGCGAGTTTGGAATTGCTGCAAACTGAGGCGATGCAGGAAAATATCATCCGCGTGAATAAAAGGCATCTTGAATTCCGGCAACGGATCCAGGATCATCCCAGAGTGGCCGTAACAAGGGTTTTAGGAGTGATTTTTGCCTTGGAAATCAAGATTGAAAACCAGGAAAGTTATTATGGCACGATGCGCAATACATTGTACGATTTCTTTATTGAAAATGGTGTAATCCTGCGCCCTGTGGGCAATATCGTGTACATCCTTCCGCCGTACATCATCAGCGATGCGCAGTTGGAAAAAGTGTACCAAATCGTTGAACAGGCTTTGGAAATAGTGTAA
- a CDS encoding beta-ketoacyl synthase N-terminal-like domain-containing protein: MPKTISITSIASLSPLGFEPQTIRQHYGNGKYFFSVKDIGAQMVPVGALSAEAAAKINQLRQSDQKYKSLDDSVLYAIAVSREAVKKAGWTSDDIFGINIGSSRGATALFEKHFQEYLENGKANVLTSPVTTLGNISSWVAHDLQSDGPEVSHSITCSTALHALLNGYAWLQSGLADKFLVGGSEAPLTPFTIAQMQAMKIYSKGTGDFPCLALDLEKKQNTLILGEGAAVCCLETGTPDNALATIAGIGYATELLEHNVSITAEAECFQKSMRMALGENSPDSIDAIVMHAPGTIKGDITEYKAIQKVFGENLPLLTTTKWKTGHTFGASGMLSVELALLMMELDTFIGVPFAKAQEQSRPIRKVLVNAVGFGGNAVSVVLEKVAK; the protein is encoded by the coding sequence TTGCCGAAAACCATTTCCATTACTTCCATCGCTTCCTTATCCCCATTGGGTTTTGAGCCGCAAACCATCCGTCAGCATTATGGGAACGGAAAGTATTTCTTTTCCGTAAAAGACATCGGTGCGCAAATGGTTCCCGTAGGAGCGTTATCTGCGGAAGCGGCAGCAAAAATAAACCAGTTAAGGCAGTCGGACCAAAAGTATAAATCGCTGGACGACTCGGTTTTATACGCGATTGCCGTGTCACGCGAGGCCGTTAAAAAGGCAGGTTGGACTTCAGATGATATCTTTGGGATCAATATCGGGTCGTCCCGCGGCGCTACGGCCTTATTTGAAAAACATTTCCAGGAATATTTAGAAAACGGCAAAGCGAACGTACTGACTTCGCCAGTGACGACTTTGGGAAACATTTCGTCGTGGGTAGCGCATGATTTGCAGAGTGATGGCCCGGAAGTCTCCCATTCGATTACATGTTCAACGGCGTTGCATGCCTTATTGAACGGCTATGCATGGCTGCAATCGGGTTTGGCAGATAAATTTTTAGTGGGTGGCAGTGAGGCGCCCTTGACCCCCTTTACGATTGCGCAGATGCAGGCGATGAAGATTTATTCGAAAGGCACTGGTGATTTTCCGTGCCTGGCATTGGATCTTGAAAAAAAACAGAACACGCTGATTTTAGGCGAAGGTGCGGCGGTTTGCTGCCTCGAAACCGGAACGCCTGACAATGCTTTGGCGACAATTGCAGGAATCGGGTATGCGACGGAATTGCTGGAGCATAATGTATCCATTACAGCGGAAGCGGAATGTTTCCAGAAGTCGATGAGAATGGCCTTAGGTGAAAACAGCCCTGACAGTATTGATGCGATTGTGATGCATGCGCCCGGAACGATTAAAGGGGACATCACCGAATATAAGGCGATACAGAAGGTTTTTGGGGAAAATCTTCCGCTGTTAACGACAACAAAGTGGAAAACCGGCCATACTTTCGGGGCATCGGGAATGCTAAGTGTAGAACTGGCGTTGCTGATGATGGAACTCGATACTTTCATCGGGGTACCTTTTGCGAAAGCGCAGGAACAAAGCAGGCCCATCAGGAAAGTATTGGTAAATGCTGTAGGATTTGGCGGAAATGCAGTGAGTGTGGTTTTGGAGAAAGTAGCAAAGTAG